The following proteins come from a genomic window of Alosa sapidissima isolate fAloSap1 chromosome 22, fAloSap1.pri, whole genome shotgun sequence:
- the gch2 gene encoding GTP cyclohydrolase 2: protein MEYQKVTDVSAMCNGNIVSELNCRNGFVELSIETKKAAVQRINETSRKEAEDESRLPILEAAYTTILKGLGENTDRQGLLRTPLRAAKAMQFLTKGYHETIYDVLNDAIFDEDHEELVIVKDIDMFSLCEHHLVPFFGKVHIGYLPNKKVVGLSKLARIVEIYSRRLQVQERLTKQIATAISEALQPAGVAVVIEAAHMCMVMRGVQKMNSRTVTSAMLGSFREDPKTREEFLALTKSA from the exons ATGGAATACCAGAAAGTTACGGACGTGAGTGCCATGTGCAACGGCAACATAGTGTCGGAGTTAAACTGCAGGAATGGTTTCGTAGAGTTGTCCATTGAGACCAAGAAAGCGGCTGTCCAGCGCATCAACGAGACCTCTCGAAAAGAGGCGGAAGATGAGTCTAGATTGCCCATTTTAGAAGCAGCTTACACCACTATCCTCAAGGGTCTAGGGGAGAATACCGACCGTCAGGGTCTTTTACGCACTCCACTGCGTGCCGCCAAAGCCATGCAGTTCTTAACCAAGGGATACCACGAAACCATCTATG ATGTTCTGAATGATGCCATCTTCGATGAGGACCATGAAGAGCTGGTGATTGTGAAAGACATTGACATGTTTTCGCTTTGTGAGCATCACTTGGTGCCCTTCTTTGGAAAG GTACACATTGGATATCTGCCAAATAAGAAGGTGGTCGGCCTGAGCAAGCTTGCAAG GATTGTTGAGATCTACAGCCGAAGACTTCAAG TTCAGGAGCGCCTGACCAAACAGATCGCCACGGCAATCTCTGAGGCCCTACAGCCAGCCGGTGTGGCGGTGGTCATCGAGGCCGC GCACATGTGCATGGTGATGAGGGGTGTGCAGAAGATGAACAGCCGCACAGTGACCAGTGCCATGCTGGGGTCGTTCCGAGAAGACCCCAAGACACGTGAGGAGTTCTTGGCCTTAACAAAGAGTGCCTAA
- the socs5a gene encoding suppressor of cytokine signaling 5a: MERVGKVWSNLKRGCQSLLHPDGGARDQALPQEASPPRPPASSLSLVAGRASNNNTSSVGGSSGSASMRRPGQNCVVDMAQVLEITLEQDVDSRPGQLGTRRDSYSRHAPWSGKKRHSCSTRAQGSLEGRERGGRGRCRHRGQELESGVGGTRSLRQQLQDTVGLCLPLRCSASRAPPKRKIHLTELMLETCPFPPGSDLARKWHLIKQHTAPVAAGSGSSSSSSSAPAALPPSASGQQDWPRGGGGGGAAASAEDEEERLRERRRLSIEEGVDPPPDAQIHTVEALAPLACLHKLGPKLAPGLTEGLGEASGGARGGRGGSAPDCDSEEEDGTTLCLQTRRARQRHAHPPPSSAAAAEGPWKVHTQIDYIHCLVPDLQQITALPCYWGVMDRYQAEALLDGRPEGSFLLRDSAQEDYLFSVSFRRYGRSLHARIEQWNHNFSFDAHDPCVFHAATVTALLEHYKDPSACMFFEPLLTAPMPRSFPFSLQGLARSAICGRVSYDGIAALLMLPPPLQDYLREYHYKQRVRVRWLERELKAK, from the coding sequence ATGGAGAGGGTGGGTAAGGTGTGGAGCAACCTAAAGAGGGGATGCCAGTCTCTGCTCCACCCAGATGGAGGTGCTCGTGACCAGGCTCTGCCACAGGAGGCCAGCCCCCCCAGGCCACCTGCCTCCAGCCTGTCCCTGGTGGCTGGGAGGGccagcaacaacaacactaGCAGTGTCGGTGGCTCGTCGGGAAGTGCGAGCATGCGGCGGCCTGGGCAGAACTGCGTGGTGGACATGGCCCAGGTGCTGGAGATCACACTGGAGCAGGATGTGGACAGCCGGCCGGGCCAGCTGGGCACCCGGCGGGACTCGTACTCGCGCCACGCGCCCTGGAGCGGCAAGAAGCGCCACTCGTGCTCCACGCGGGCGCAGGGCTCGCTGGAGGGTCGCGAGCGGGGAGGCAGGGGCCGCTGCCGCCACCGGGGCCAGGAGCTGGAGTCCGGTGTCGGGGGGACGCGGTCACTGCGGCAGCAGCTGCAGGACACAGTGGGGCTGTGCTTGCCGCTGCGCTGCTCAGCCTCGCGCGCGCCGCCCAAGCGCAAGATCCACCTGACCGAGCTCATGCTGGAGACCTGCCCCTTCCCCCCCGGCTCGGACTTGGCGCGCAAGTGGCACCTCATCAAGCAGCACACGGCTCCCGTGGCCGCCGGCTCGGGTTCATCCTCGTCTTCGTCGTCCGCCCCGGCCGCTCTACCGCCCTCTGCGTCTGGCCAGCAGGACTGGccgcgaggaggaggaggaggaggggcggCAGCGTCGgccgaggacgaggaggagcgCTTGCGTGAGCGGAGGCGGCTTAGCATCGAGGAGGGCGTGGACCCACCGCCCGACGCCCAGATCCACACGGTGGAGGCCCTGGCCCCACTGGCCTGCCTGCACAAGCTGGGACCCAAGCTGGCCCCAGGGCTGACCGAGGGCCTGGGCGAGGCCAGTGGCGGGGCGCGCGGGGGACGAGGAGGAAGCGCCCCAGACTGCGACTCGGAGGAGGAGGACGGCACTACGCTGTGCCTGCAGACCCGGCGCGCTCGTCAGCGCCACGCCCACCCGCCACCTTCGTCAGCCGCCGCCGCCGAGGGCCCCTGGAAGGTCCACACGCAGATCGACTACATCCACTGCCTGGTGCCCGACCTGCAGCAGATCACGGCGCTGCCCTGCTACTGGGGCGTGATGGACCGCTACCAGGCTGAGGCACTGCTGGACGGCCGGCCCGAGGGTAGCTTCCTGCTGCGCGACTCGGCCCAGGAGGACTACCTGTTCTCGGTCAGCTTCCGCCGCTACGGCCGCTCGCTGCACGCGCGCATTGAGCAGTGGAACCACAACTTCAGCTTCGACGCGCATGACCCGTGCGTCTTCCACGCCGCCACCGTCACCGCGCTGCTCGAGCACTACAAGGACCCGTCGGCGTGCATGTTCTTCGAGCCGCTGCTCACGGCGCCCATGCCGCGCTCCTTCCCCTTCTCGCTGCAGGGCCTGGCGCGCTCCGCCATCTGCGGCCGCGTCTCCTACGACGGCATCGCCGCGCTGCTGAtgctgccgccgccgctgcaGGACTACCTCAGGGAGTACCACTACAAGCAGCGCGTGCGCGTCCGCTGGCTGGAGAGGGAGCTCAAGGCCAAGTGA